From Pongo pygmaeus isolate AG05252 chromosome 2, NHGRI_mPonPyg2-v2.0_pri, whole genome shotgun sequence, a single genomic window includes:
- the RAB7A gene encoding ras-related protein Rab-7a: MTSRKKVLLKVIILGDSGVGKTSLMNQYVNKKFSNQYKATIGADFLTKEVMVDDRLVTMQIWDTAGQERFQSLGVAFYRGADCCVLVFDVTAPNTFKTLDSWRDEFLIQASPRDPENFPFVVLGNKIDLENRQVATKRAQAWCYSKNNIPYFETSAKEAINVEQAFQTIARNALKQETEVELYNEFPEPIKLDKNDRAKASAESCSC, encoded by the exons ATGACCTCTAGGAAGAAAGTGTTGCTGAAGGTTATCATCCTGGGAGATTCTGG aGTCGGGAAGACATCACTCATGAACCAGTATGTGAATAAGAAATTCAGCAATCAGTACAAAGCCACAATAGGAGCTGACTTTCTGACAAAGGAGGTGATGGTGGATGACAGGCTAGTCACAATGCAG ATATGGGACACAGCAGGACAGGAACGGTTCCAGTCTCTCGGTGTGGCCTTCTACAGAGGTGCAGACTGCTGCGTTCTGGTATTTGATGTGACTGCCCCCAACACATTCAAAACCCTAGATAGCTGGAGAGATGAGTTTCTCATCCAGGCCAGTCCCCGAGATCCTGAAAACTTCCCCTTTGTTGTGTTGGGAAACAAGATTGACCTCGAAAACAGACAA GTGGCCACAAAGCGGGCACAGGCCTGGTGCTACAGCAAAAACAACATTCCCTACTTTGAGACCAGTGCCAAGGAGGCCATCAACGTGGAGCAGGCGTTCCAGACGATTGCACGGAATGCACTTAAGCAG GAAACGGAGGTGGAGCTGTACAACGAATTTCCTGAACCTATCAAACTGGACAAGAATGACCGGGCCAAGGCCTCGGCAGAAAGCTGCAGTTGCTGA